A single Calidifontibacter indicus DNA region contains:
- a CDS encoding NADH-quinone oxidoreductase subunit D — translation MTTTSNAHDPFGAATHDVDDDTPVINAVGGDWDSVADEATALHEERIVVNMGPQHPSTHGVLRLILELDGETVTEARAGIGYLHTGIEKNMEFRTWVQGVTFATRMDYVMPLFNEAAYCLAVEKVLGITDQVPERANVIRVLMMELNRITSHLICLGTGGMEMGATTIMTIGFRERERILRIFEAVTGLRMNHAYIRPGGVAQDLPVGTIDAIRETIPQVRRGLRELEQLMVENPILKGRMVDVGYLDLTGCTALGMTGPILRSAGLPYDLRKTEPYCGYETYDFEVVTRDTCDAYGRLMVRIGEMHESLKIVEQAVERLEANPGPVMVEDKKIAWPAQLAVGSDGQGNSLDHIREIMGESMESLIHHFKLVTEGFRVPAGQAYAAVESPKGEMGCHVVSTGGTRPHRVHFRDPSFNNLQGVSAMAEGGAVADVIVAVASIDPVMGGVDR, via the coding sequence ATGACCACCACCTCCAACGCCCACGACCCGTTCGGCGCGGCCACCCATGACGTCGACGACGACACCCCGGTGATCAATGCCGTCGGTGGCGACTGGGACTCCGTCGCCGACGAGGCGACCGCCCTCCACGAGGAGCGCATCGTCGTCAACATGGGTCCGCAGCACCCGTCGACGCACGGTGTGCTCCGCCTGATCCTCGAACTCGACGGCGAGACCGTCACCGAGGCGCGCGCCGGCATCGGATACCTGCACACGGGTATCGAGAAGAACATGGAGTTCCGCACCTGGGTGCAGGGCGTCACCTTCGCCACCCGGATGGACTACGTGATGCCGCTGTTCAACGAGGCGGCGTACTGCCTGGCGGTCGAGAAGGTGCTCGGCATCACCGACCAGGTGCCCGAGCGGGCGAACGTCATCCGCGTGCTGATGATGGAACTGAACCGCATCACCTCCCACCTCATCTGCCTCGGCACCGGTGGCATGGAGATGGGCGCGACCACGATCATGACGATCGGTTTCCGCGAGCGCGAGCGCATCCTGCGCATCTTCGAGGCGGTCACCGGTCTGCGCATGAACCACGCGTACATCCGCCCCGGCGGCGTGGCTCAAGACCTCCCCGTCGGCACCATCGACGCGATCCGCGAGACGATCCCGCAGGTGCGTCGCGGCCTGCGCGAGCTCGAGCAGCTGATGGTCGAGAACCCGATCCTCAAGGGCCGCATGGTCGATGTCGGCTACCTCGACCTCACCGGCTGCACCGCGCTCGGCATGACCGGTCCGATCCTGCGCTCGGCCGGCCTGCCCTACGACCTGCGCAAGACCGAGCCGTACTGCGGTTACGAGACCTACGACTTCGAGGTCGTCACCCGCGACACCTGCGACGCGTACGGCCGTCTGATGGTGCGCATCGGTGAGATGCACGAATCGCTGAAGATCGTCGAGCAGGCGGTCGAGCGGCTCGAGGCCAACCCGGGCCCGGTCATGGTCGAGGACAAGAAGATCGCCTGGCCCGCCCAGTTGGCGGTCGGCAGCGACGGTCAGGGCAACAGCCTCGACCACATCCGCGAGATCATGGGCGAGTCGATGGAGTCGCTCATCCACCACTTCAAGCTGGTCACCGAGGGCTTCCGGGTGCCGGCCGGCCAAGCCTACGCGGCCGTCGAGTCGCCGAAGGGCGAGATGGGCTGCCACGTGGTCTCCACCGGCGGCACGCGTCCGCACCGGGTGCACTTCCGTGACCCTTCGTTCAACAACCTGCAGGGTGTCTCGGCGATGGCCGAGGGCGGCGCCGTGGCCGACGTGATCGTCGCCGTGGCCTCCATTGACCCGGTGATGGGAGGAGTCGACCGATGA
- the nuoF gene encoding NADH-quinone oxidoreductase subunit NuoF, translated as MATTLTPILTKFWDAPQSWTLATYEDNEGYQALNKALGMSQDDLVSMAKDSGLRGRGGAGFPTGMKWGFLPKPDGGPRYLVVNADESEPGTCKDIPLMMAAPHFLIEGVAITSFAIGCNHAFIYLRGEVVHVYRRLMRAVEEAYAAGHLGKNIHGSGFDLDVTVHAGAGAYICGEETALLDSLEGRRGQPRLKPPFPAVAGLYARPTVVNNVESIASVPPILLHGSDWFKAMGTEKSTGFGIFSLSGHVTRPGQYEAPMGITLRELVDMAGGIRDGHRLKFWTPGGSSTPIFTDAHWDVPLDFESVAAEGSMLGTRALQIFDETVSVVRAVSRWIDFYAHESCGKCTPCREGTFWLKQIMTRLEHGQGTQDDIDKLVDICDNILGRSFCALGDGATSPVTSAVKYFREEFEAGMHSPWWEAFPPERSVLFNTKETVSA; from the coding sequence ATGGCCACGACGCTGACCCCGATCCTCACCAAGTTCTGGGACGCACCGCAGTCCTGGACCCTGGCGACCTACGAGGACAACGAGGGCTACCAGGCGCTGAACAAGGCGCTCGGCATGAGCCAGGACGACCTCGTCTCGATGGCGAAGGACTCCGGTCTGCGCGGCCGCGGCGGCGCCGGCTTCCCGACCGGCATGAAGTGGGGCTTCCTGCCCAAGCCGGACGGCGGCCCGCGCTACCTGGTGGTCAACGCCGACGAGTCGGAGCCGGGCACCTGCAAGGACATCCCGCTGATGATGGCGGCGCCGCACTTCCTCATCGAGGGTGTGGCGATCACGTCGTTCGCGATCGGCTGCAACCACGCGTTCATCTACCTGCGTGGTGAGGTCGTGCACGTCTACCGCCGCCTGATGCGCGCGGTGGAGGAGGCCTACGCCGCCGGTCACCTCGGCAAGAACATCCACGGTTCGGGCTTCGACCTCGACGTCACCGTGCACGCCGGTGCCGGCGCGTACATCTGTGGTGAGGAGACCGCGCTGCTCGACTCGCTCGAGGGTCGTCGCGGCCAACCCCGCCTCAAACCGCCGTTCCCCGCTGTCGCCGGTCTGTATGCGCGTCCCACAGTGGTGAACAACGTCGAGTCGATCGCGTCCGTTCCGCCGATCCTGTTGCACGGCAGTGACTGGTTCAAGGCAATGGGCACCGAGAAGTCGACCGGTTTCGGCATCTTCTCCCTGTCCGGTCACGTCACCCGTCCGGGGCAGTACGAGGCGCCGATGGGCATCACGCTGCGCGAGCTGGTCGACATGGCCGGCGGCATCCGCGACGGTCACCGGCTGAAGTTCTGGACGCCGGGTGGTTCATCGACGCCGATCTTCACCGACGCCCACTGGGACGTGCCGCTCGACTTCGAGTCGGTCGCCGCCGAGGGCTCGATGCTCGGCACCCGCGCGCTGCAGATCTTCGACGAGACCGTTTCGGTCGTGCGCGCGGTGAGCCGGTGGATCGACTTCTACGCCCACGAGTCCTGCGGCAAGTGCACGCCGTGCCGCGAGGGCACGTTCTGGCTGAAGCAGATCATGACCCGCCTCGAGCACGGCCAGGGCACCCAGGACGACATCGACAAGCTCGTCGATATCTGCGACAACATCCTCGGACGCAGCTTCTGCGCCCTCGGTGACGGTGCGACCAGCCCCGTCACGTCCGCGGTGAAGTACTTCCGCGAGGAGTTCGAGGCTGGCATGCACTCGCCGTGGTGGGAAGCCTTCCCGCCGGAGCGCTCGGTGCTGTTCAACACGAAGGAGACCGTCTCCGCATGA
- the nuoE gene encoding NADH-quinone oxidoreductase subunit NuoE, whose product MSDLSPAQKAAAALEQYNQPVEGFTLRGDQSHNPLHALTPLHASDEPYTTEQLDQLTTDAAAIIARYPQKRSALLPMLHLIQSVDGYITGRGVTFCAERLDLTDAEVSGVATFYTQYKRHPNGDYTVGVCTNTLCAIMGGDQIFDELSEHLGIGHDETTADGKITLERVECNAACDFAPVVMANWEFFDNMTPASTKAMVDDLRAGKDVRPSRGPHKVCTFKQVSRTLAGFSDGLADEGVGAGPASLEGLKVAKQHNWTAPGSAQDVDSDDQATAEAGGHQPQPGEAHSGAEGHGTAESAKGDN is encoded by the coding sequence ATGAGTGATCTTTCCCCGGCCCAGAAGGCTGCGGCTGCACTCGAGCAGTACAACCAGCCGGTGGAGGGCTTCACGTTGCGCGGCGACCAGTCGCACAACCCGCTGCACGCGCTCACGCCGCTGCACGCCAGCGACGAGCCGTACACCACCGAGCAGCTCGATCAGCTGACCACGGACGCCGCCGCGATCATCGCGCGTTACCCGCAGAAGCGTTCGGCGCTGTTGCCGATGCTGCACCTGATCCAGAGCGTCGACGGCTACATCACCGGCCGCGGTGTCACCTTCTGCGCCGAGCGGCTCGACCTCACCGACGCCGAGGTGTCGGGTGTGGCGACCTTCTACACGCAGTACAAGCGCCACCCCAACGGCGACTACACGGTCGGCGTCTGCACCAACACGCTGTGCGCGATCATGGGCGGCGACCAGATCTTCGACGAGCTGTCCGAGCACCTCGGCATCGGCCACGACGAGACCACCGCCGACGGCAAGATCACCTTGGAGCGGGTCGAGTGCAACGCGGCGTGCGACTTCGCGCCGGTCGTCATGGCCAACTGGGAGTTCTTCGACAACATGACCCCCGCCTCCACCAAGGCGATGGTCGACGACCTGCGAGCCGGCAAGGACGTGCGTCCGAGCCGCGGCCCGCACAAGGTCTGCACCTTCAAGCAGGTCTCGCGCACGCTCGCCGGGTTCTCCGACGGCCTTGCGGACGAGGGTGTCGGGGCGGGCCCCGCGTCCCTGGAGGGTCTGAAGGTCGCCAAGCAGCACAACTGGACCGCACCGGGCAGCGCGCAGGACGTCGATTCCGACGACCAGGCCACTGCCGAGGCCGGCGGTCACCAGCCGCAGCCGGGGGAGGCCCACTCGGGCGCCGAAGGTCATGGCACCGCAGAGTCCGCGAAGGGTGACAACTGA
- a CDS encoding NADH-quinone oxidoreductase subunit J translates to MSNLGGAESTLFFFLAPLTVVGALALLFARKAVHAAMGMALTMVGMGVFYITQNAEFLGIIQIFVYSGAVMMLFLFVVMLVGVDSSDSLVETIRGQKAAGLLLGLALAALGLAAIGKARFGHFVGLDKINEQGNVSSIANLIFGQYVLVFEATSALLITAALGAMLLAHRERLSKRPTQADWSRARIKSGQDVAGLPVPGVYARHNAVDTPALLPDGSIAEKSVSRVLRARGQVLSPDQLVSSSKELEGETGDMTRYEGGTDR, encoded by the coding sequence GTGAGCAACCTCGGTGGAGCCGAGTCGACGCTCTTCTTCTTCCTGGCGCCGCTGACCGTCGTCGGCGCGCTCGCGCTGCTGTTCGCCCGCAAGGCCGTGCACGCAGCGATGGGCATGGCGCTGACCATGGTCGGGATGGGTGTCTTCTACATCACCCAGAACGCGGAGTTCCTGGGCATCATCCAGATCTTCGTCTACTCCGGCGCGGTCATGATGCTGTTCCTGTTCGTGGTGATGCTCGTCGGTGTCGACAGCTCCGACTCGCTCGTCGAGACCATCCGCGGCCAGAAGGCCGCCGGTCTGCTGCTCGGCCTCGCGCTCGCCGCGCTCGGCCTCGCCGCGATCGGCAAGGCCCGGTTCGGTCACTTCGTCGGGCTCGACAAGATCAACGAGCAGGGCAACGTCAGCAGCATCGCCAACCTGATCTTCGGCCAGTACGTCTTGGTCTTCGAGGCCACCTCGGCCCTGCTGATCACCGCCGCGCTCGGCGCGATGCTGCTCGCCCACCGCGAGCGCCTCAGCAAGCGTCCGACGCAGGCCGACTGGTCGCGCGCCCGTATCAAGAGCGGTCAGGACGTCGCCGGCCTGCCGGTGCCCGGTGTGTACGCGCGGCACAACGCCGTCGACACCCCGGCGCTGCTGCCCGACGGTTCGATCGCCGAGAAGTCCGTGTCCCGCGTGCTGCGGGCCCGCGGCCAGGTGCTGTCGCCCGACCAGCTGGTCAGCTCGAGCAAGGAGCTCGAGGGCGAGACCGGTGACATGACCCGTTACGAAGGAGGCACCGACCGATGA
- the nuoI gene encoding NADH-quinone oxidoreductase subunit NuoI, whose product MADQKKPNDGEKGGFLSDLFAPVAGFGVTFSTMFRKVETEEYPEQKRPTQLRFHGRHQLNRHPDGLEKCVGCELCAWACPADAILVEGANNDDAAGERFSPGERYGRVYQINYLRCIFCGLCIEACPTRALTMTNEYELADNNRADLIFTKEQLLAPVLSGMLPAPHPMAEGMEERDYYQGKVQGATDAQRQWVEQHDGETAVDAPDQTPVEHHTAGQHAGEGRP is encoded by the coding sequence GTGGCTGACCAGAAAAAGCCCAACGACGGCGAGAAGGGCGGATTCCTGTCCGACCTGTTCGCTCCGGTCGCGGGCTTCGGCGTCACGTTCTCGACCATGTTCCGCAAGGTCGAGACCGAGGAATACCCGGAGCAGAAGCGTCCGACGCAGCTGCGGTTCCACGGCCGGCACCAGCTCAACCGGCACCCCGACGGTCTGGAGAAGTGCGTCGGCTGTGAGCTGTGCGCGTGGGCCTGCCCGGCCGACGCGATCCTGGTCGAGGGCGCGAACAACGACGACGCGGCGGGGGAGCGGTTCAGCCCCGGAGAGCGTTACGGCCGCGTCTACCAGATCAACTACCTGCGCTGCATCTTCTGCGGACTGTGCATCGAGGCCTGCCCGACGCGGGCGTTGACGATGACCAACGAGTACGAGTTGGCCGACAACAACCGCGCCGACCTCATCTTCACCAAGGAGCAACTGCTTGCTCCGGTGCTGTCGGGCATGCTGCCCGCGCCGCACCCGATGGCCGAGGGCATGGAGGAGCGCGACTACTACCAGGGCAAGGTGCAGGGCGCCACCGACGCGCAGCGTCAGTGGGTCGAGCAGCACGACGGCGAGACCGCCGTCGACGCCCCCGACCAGACGCCGGTGGAACACCACACCGCCGGCCAGCACGCAGGGGAGGGCCGCCCGTGA
- a CDS encoding NADH-quinone oxidoreductase subunit G, producing the protein MTTVTSPSAGGNAVDKGGNAAPPIAVDEVTLTIDGEQVSVPKGTLVIRAAEKLGIQIPRFCDHPLLDPVGACRQCLVDVSTAGPDGSLRPMPKPQASCTLEVSAGMEVKTQQTSPVADKAQQGVMELLLINHPLDCPVCDKGGECPLQNQAMSNGRPRSRFEDVKRTYPKPINISSQVLLDRERCVLCARCTRFSDQIAGDPFIALIERGALQQVGIYEEKPFESYFSGNTVQICPVGALTSAMYRFRSRPFDLVSTASVCEHCASGCSLRTDHRRGVVLRRMALEDVAVNEEWNCDKGRWAFQYATKNRLETPLVRDENGELRVAGWPEALAAAAAGLAEARDAKGVGVLAGGRLTTEDAYAYAKFARLVLDTNDIDFRARPHSAEEAEFLAHAVVATGPEGGAVTHADLEQTPNVVLVGFEPEDESPITFLRLRKGFRKNKVKVLSLAPYASRGLAKMGGTLVPTAPGTEAEVLAALGDLNTELAQANPIEGDLIVLVGERMATSPGALSAAAAFAAAKNGRIAWVPRRAGERGALEAGAFPTLLPGGRAVGDAAGREQVASVWGATDLPAEPGRDTAAMLAAAASGDLSGLVVAGVDPGDLTGQATVRAGLEKAFVVSLEIRDAATAQYADVVLPVAPQQEKAGSYVNWEGRVRTFARALDTQTMPDHRVLDLLAAELGEFLGTRTVDQIREEMAEIGPSTGERAVRPRAKVGSVPRPLIGEAILATWNELLDNGSLQDGEPFLAKTARPAVARMSQATADGAGVAEGESVQLSTKAGALTLPVAITPMPDHVVWVPTNSAGSPVRATLDVDAGAAVALRKAGV; encoded by the coding sequence ATGACGACCGTCACCTCCCCCTCCGCCGGCGGCAACGCCGTGGACAAGGGTGGCAACGCCGCCCCGCCGATCGCCGTTGACGAGGTCACCCTGACCATCGACGGCGAGCAGGTCAGCGTGCCCAAGGGCACCCTGGTCATCCGTGCCGCCGAGAAGCTGGGCATCCAGATCCCGCGCTTCTGCGACCACCCGCTGCTCGACCCGGTCGGCGCCTGCCGCCAGTGCCTGGTCGACGTCTCGACCGCCGGCCCCGACGGTTCGCTGCGTCCGATGCCGAAGCCGCAGGCCTCGTGCACCCTCGAGGTGTCGGCCGGCATGGAGGTCAAGACTCAGCAGACCAGCCCGGTCGCCGACAAGGCGCAGCAGGGAGTCATGGAACTGCTGCTCATCAACCACCCGCTCGACTGCCCGGTCTGCGACAAGGGCGGCGAGTGCCCCCTGCAGAACCAGGCGATGAGCAACGGACGGCCGCGGTCGCGCTTCGAGGACGTCAAGCGCACCTACCCCAAGCCGATCAACATCTCCAGCCAGGTGCTGCTCGACCGAGAGCGCTGTGTGCTCTGCGCCCGGTGCACCCGCTTCTCCGACCAGATCGCCGGTGACCCGTTCATCGCCCTGATCGAGCGCGGCGCGCTGCAACAGGTCGGCATCTACGAGGAGAAGCCCTTCGAGAGCTACTTCTCCGGCAACACCGTGCAGATCTGCCCGGTGGGTGCGCTGACCAGCGCGATGTACCGCTTCCGGTCGCGTCCGTTCGACCTCGTGTCGACCGCGAGCGTGTGTGAGCACTGCGCCAGCGGTTGTTCGCTGCGCACCGACCACCGTCGCGGCGTGGTGCTGCGCCGGATGGCGCTCGAGGACGTCGCGGTGAACGAGGAGTGGAACTGCGACAAGGGTCGCTGGGCCTTCCAGTACGCCACGAAGAACCGCCTCGAGACGCCGCTGGTGCGTGACGAGAACGGCGAACTGCGTGTTGCCGGTTGGCCGGAGGCGCTCGCCGCCGCCGCTGCCGGGCTGGCCGAGGCACGTGACGCCAAGGGCGTCGGTGTGCTCGCCGGTGGCCGCCTGACCACCGAGGACGCGTACGCGTACGCGAAGTTCGCGCGTCTCGTGCTCGACACCAACGACATCGACTTCCGCGCCCGTCCGCACTCGGCCGAGGAGGCGGAGTTCTTGGCGCACGCCGTCGTGGCCACCGGCCCCGAGGGCGGTGCGGTCACGCACGCCGACCTCGAGCAGACTCCGAACGTCGTGCTCGTCGGGTTCGAGCCCGAGGACGAGTCGCCGATCACCTTCCTGCGCCTGCGCAAGGGATTCCGCAAGAACAAGGTGAAGGTGCTCTCGCTCGCGCCGTACGCCAGCCGCGGGCTCGCGAAGATGGGCGGCACCCTGGTGCCGACCGCGCCGGGCACCGAGGCCGAGGTGCTCGCCGCACTGGGCGACCTGAACACCGAACTGGCACAGGCGAACCCGATCGAGGGCGACCTCATCGTGCTGGTGGGGGAGCGGATGGCGACCTCGCCGGGTGCGCTTTCCGCCGCCGCTGCGTTTGCCGCCGCCAAGAACGGCCGCATCGCCTGGGTGCCGCGTCGCGCCGGTGAGCGCGGTGCGCTCGAGGCCGGTGCGTTCCCGACGCTGCTGCCCGGTGGCCGCGCCGTCGGCGACGCCGCCGGACGTGAGCAGGTCGCCTCCGTGTGGGGCGCCACCGACCTGCCGGCCGAACCCGGCCGCGACACGGCAGCGATGCTGGCCGCCGCCGCGTCCGGTGACCTGTCCGGTCTCGTCGTCGCAGGCGTCGACCCGGGCGACCTCACCGGTCAGGCCACGGTGCGCGCCGGGCTGGAGAAAGCATTCGTGGTCTCCCTGGAGATCCGCGACGCCGCCACCGCGCAGTACGCCGATGTCGTGCTGCCGGTCGCCCCGCAGCAGGAGAAGGCCGGCTCGTACGTCAACTGGGAGGGCCGCGTCCGCACCTTCGCCCGCGCGCTCGACACCCAGACGATGCCCGACCACCGCGTGCTCGACCTGCTCGCCGCCGAACTCGGTGAGTTCCTCGGCACCCGCACCGTCGACCAGATCCGCGAGGAGATGGCCGAGATCGGTCCGTCGACCGGTGAGCGTGCGGTGCGTCCGCGCGCCAAGGTCGGCAGCGTGCCGCGTCCGTTGATCGGCGAGGCGATCCTCGCCACCTGGAACGAACTGCTCGACAACGGCTCGCTGCAGGACGGCGAGCCCTTCCTGGCCAAGACTGCCCGCCCCGCCGTCGCCCGCATGTCGCAGGCGACCGCCGACGGCGCCGGTGTGGCCGAGGGCGAGTCGGTGCAGTTGTCGACCAAGGCCGGTGCGCTCACGTTGCCGGTTGCGATCACCCCGATGCCCGACCACGTGGTCTGGGTGCCGACCAACTCCGCCGGCAGCCCGGTGCGCGCGACGCTCGACGTCGACGCCGGGGCCGCCGTCGCCCTCCGCAAGGCAGGTGTCTGA
- the nuoH gene encoding NADH-quinone oxidoreductase subunit NuoH, whose amino-acid sequence MSSLATVVPGLVSATDNPVADFSDTPWWLSLVKAVLLFVFLLVNTLIVIWFERRVIGRMQQRPGPNRTGPFGLLQTLADGVKLALKEDVTPKAADKLMFILAPVIAGAMAFVSFAIIPLSNDVHMFGHRTPLQLTDTPVAVLLVLAVAGVGVYGILLAGWSSGSTYPLLGGLRSSAQVISYEIAMGLALVAVFLYAGSMSTSQIVYAQKSLWYVIPAFFSFFVYLITMVGETNRLPFDLAEGEGELTGGFHTEYSSLKFAMFFLGEYVNMFTVSALATTLFLGGWQAPPFIAMIGGGFFNGGWWGLLWFVVKLWSFMFFFVWLRGSLPRVRYDQFMRLGWKVLIPTTLLWVVAVAFIRASQLGFLGDSKISFAGREIPRSTLLVTSLIAVAVLGAAWAWDARQARKDADVTQVPEEIDPFAGGHPVPPLPGQRLVEPVPSLTGASIRSTTTDTTHQEESRG is encoded by the coding sequence GTGTCCTCCCTGGCTACCGTCGTCCCCGGTCTGGTGTCGGCGACCGACAACCCGGTCGCCGACTTCAGTGACACCCCGTGGTGGCTGTCGCTCGTCAAGGCCGTGCTGCTGTTCGTGTTCCTTCTGGTGAACACGCTCATCGTCATCTGGTTCGAGCGCCGTGTGATCGGCCGGATGCAGCAGCGTCCGGGCCCGAACCGCACCGGCCCCTTCGGTCTGTTGCAGACCCTCGCCGACGGCGTGAAGTTGGCGCTGAAGGAGGACGTTACCCCGAAGGCCGCCGACAAGCTGATGTTCATCCTCGCCCCGGTGATCGCCGGTGCGATGGCGTTCGTGTCGTTCGCGATCATCCCGCTGTCGAACGACGTGCACATGTTCGGCCACCGCACCCCGCTGCAGCTGACCGACACCCCGGTCGCCGTGCTGCTCGTGCTCGCAGTCGCCGGTGTGGGCGTCTACGGCATCCTGCTCGCCGGCTGGTCGTCCGGTTCGACCTACCCGCTGCTGGGTGGTCTGCGATCGTCGGCCCAGGTGATCTCCTACGAGATCGCGATGGGTCTGGCACTGGTCGCGGTGTTCCTCTACGCCGGTTCGATGTCGACCAGCCAGATCGTCTACGCGCAGAAGAGCCTGTGGTACGTCATCCCGGCGTTCTTCTCCTTCTTCGTCTACCTGATCACGATGGTCGGTGAGACCAACCGTCTGCCGTTCGACCTCGCCGAGGGCGAAGGCGAGCTCACCGGTGGTTTCCACACCGAGTACTCCTCGCTGAAGTTCGCGATGTTCTTCCTCGGTGAGTACGTCAACATGTTCACCGTGTCGGCGCTGGCCACCACGCTGTTCCTCGGCGGCTGGCAGGCACCCCCGTTCATCGCGATGATCGGCGGCGGCTTCTTCAACGGCGGCTGGTGGGGTCTGCTCTGGTTCGTCGTCAAGCTCTGGTCGTTCATGTTCTTCTTCGTCTGGCTGCGCGGCTCGCTGCCCCGTGTCCGGTACGACCAGTTCATGCGTCTCGGCTGGAAGGTGCTCATCCCGACCACCCTGCTGTGGGTCGTCGCGGTCGCCTTCATCCGCGCCTCGCAGCTGGGCTTCCTCGGCGACAGCAAGATCTCGTTCGCCGGCCGGGAGATCCCGCGGTCCACGTTGCTGGTCACCAGCCTCATCGCGGTCGCCGTGCTCGGCGCCGCCTGGGCGTGGGACGCGCGACAGGCCCGCAAGGACGCCGACGTCACCCAGGTGCCCGAGGAGATCGACCCGTTCGCGGGCGGTCACCCGGTGCCCCCGCTGCCCGGGCAACGGCTGGTCGAACCCGTGCCCAGCCTGACCGGTGCATCCATCCGCAGCACGACCACCGACACCACCCACCAGGAGGAGTCCCGTGGCTGA
- a CDS encoding NADH-quinone oxidoreductase subunit C, with protein MSDEKKNDLPKDPVNGPITEQPTEPKSEVEIAQEDGQVTHHASVDGPVVVAQRHGMFGSSLGNDTSGYGRLEREVLFPGQAQRPYGSYFDQIADDLAGGLARRGDAAFADAIVRVVVDRGELTLFVAREHLPIVAQTLRDEPSLRFEMCLGVSGVHYPQETGAELHAVYHLVSITNGSKRVRLEVTAPETDPHIPSVTKVWPGADWHERETWDMFGLIFDGHPALTRILMPDDWPGHPQRKDYPLGGIPVEYKGATVQPADERRSYN; from the coding sequence ATGAGCGACGAGAAGAAGAACGACCTCCCGAAGGACCCGGTGAACGGTCCGATCACCGAGCAGCCCACCGAGCCCAAGTCGGAGGTCGAGATCGCGCAGGAGGACGGCCAGGTCACTCACCACGCGTCGGTCGACGGCCCCGTCGTCGTCGCTCAGCGCCACGGCATGTTCGGTTCCTCGCTCGGCAACGACACCTCCGGTTACGGCCGTCTTGAGCGCGAGGTGCTGTTCCCGGGGCAGGCGCAGCGGCCCTACGGCTCCTACTTCGACCAGATCGCCGACGACCTGGCCGGCGGCCTGGCGCGTCGCGGTGACGCCGCGTTCGCCGATGCGATCGTGCGGGTCGTCGTCGACCGCGGCGAGCTGACCCTGTTCGTGGCCCGCGAGCACCTCCCGATCGTCGCGCAGACGCTGCGTGACGAGCCCTCGCTGCGCTTCGAGATGTGCCTCGGCGTCTCCGGCGTGCACTACCCGCAGGAGACCGGCGCCGAGCTGCACGCCGTCTACCACCTGGTCTCGATCACCAACGGCAGCAAGCGCGTCCGCCTCGAGGTCACGGCACCCGAGACCGACCCGCACATCCCGTCGGTCACCAAGGTGTGGCCGGGCGCCGACTGGCACGAGCGCGAGACCTGGGACATGTTCGGGCTGATCTTCGACGGCCACCCGGCCCTCACCCGCATCCTCATGCCGGACGACTGGCCCGGCCACCCGCAGCGCAAGGACTACCCGCTCGGCGGCATCCCGGTGGAGTACAAGGGCGCCACCGTGCAGCCGGCCGACGAGCGCAGGAGCTACAACTGA
- a CDS encoding NuoB/complex I 20 kDa subunit family protein, whose product MGIEEKLPAGFLLTTVENVAGYMRKSSVWPVTFGLACCAIEMMAVGTPDYDIARFGMERFSATPRQADLMIVAGRVSQKMAPIVRQVYDQMPEPKWVISMGVCASSGGMFNNYAIVQGVDHVIPVDIYLPGCPPRPEMLLNAILELHKQIQTTPFGVNREEAARAAERAAMEATPTHQMKGLLA is encoded by the coding sequence ATGGGTATTGAAGAGAAGCTTCCCGCAGGGTTCCTGCTGACGACCGTCGAGAACGTCGCCGGTTACATGCGCAAGAGCTCGGTCTGGCCGGTGACCTTCGGTCTGGCCTGCTGCGCGATCGAGATGATGGCCGTCGGCACCCCCGACTACGACATCGCCCGGTTCGGCATGGAGCGGTTCTCCGCCACTCCGCGCCAGGCCGACCTGATGATCGTCGCCGGACGCGTCAGCCAGAAGATGGCCCCGATCGTGCGTCAGGTCTACGACCAGATGCCCGAGCCGAAGTGGGTCATCTCGATGGGCGTGTGCGCCAGCTCCGGCGGCATGTTCAACAACTACGCGATCGTGCAGGGCGTCGACCACGTGATCCCGGTCGACATCTATCTGCCGGGCTGCCCGCCGCGTCCGGAGATGCTGCTCAACGCGATCCTCGAACTGCACAAGCAGATCCAGACGACGCCGTTCGGCGTCAACCGCGAGGAGGCCGCCCGCGCCGCCGAACGCGCCGCGATGGAAGCCACCCCGACCCACCAGATGAAGGGCCTTCTCGCATGA
- the nuoK gene encoding NADH-quinone oxidoreductase subunit NuoK, with product MSPMVYVYLSVILFAIGTATVLLRRNAIIVFMGVELMLNAANLAFVTFARMHGTVDGQAIALFVMVVAAAEVVVGLAIIMAIFRARRSASVDDANLLKF from the coding sequence ATGAGCCCCATGGTCTACGTCTACCTGTCGGTGATCCTGTTCGCGATCGGCACCGCCACGGTGCTGCTTCGCCGGAACGCGATCATCGTCTTCATGGGCGTCGAGCTCATGCTCAACGCGGCGAACCTCGCGTTCGTCACCTTCGCGCGGATGCACGGCACCGTCGACGGGCAGGCCATCGCACTGTTCGTGATGGTCGTGGCCGCGGCAGAGGTCGTGGTGGGCCTCGCCATCATCATGGCGATCTTCCGGGCCCGCCGCTCCGCCTCCGTCGACGACGCGAACTTGCTGAAGTTCTAA